Below is a window of Plutella xylostella chromosome 15, ilPluXylo3.1, whole genome shotgun sequence DNA.
cgGCCTAAGTCACCATCTTCCGGCTTACTAAACCAATTTTGGAAGACCCTATAtagaataacaataaattcaCTAACGAGCAATCAAAAAGTCCCcgtgagaaaagcaccaaattattccTAAAAAGGAAAAACTTGATGACACCGTCTGTAATATTgaggtacatttaacagcgcatcagaatattgaTAACCAACAACTTTACACTTCTTTTTCTAGTGGTGAGCGATTCAACAGCCCGCGACGGCGGCAAGCCGGGAGGCAAGAAGTCGTGCGAACTGTCGCACATTCTAGGCACCAGCGACGCCGTGCCCACCGACGCACAACTGGACCTCATGTCGTAAGTTATCTGAACCTAGATCTAGACCATAAagtcttattttattgaaattataatGAGTTTTCAGCGCGCAGtactttttgatttatttcacgCTTCCAGCAAGCGGTCAAGAATTTGATattgaattgttttatttactttttattctaTTTAAGTATTGACGTATGATATTGAAAcgctaatatttttttattcttaggATGGTAGACTCAGAGATGAGTGCGGGCCATAGAACTCCTAGGTTTGTTTTTGAATTTATATTGAGTTTCACGGTTGCACCTTCACGGACCTTCCGGCATCGCTTCACCTCGCCTTCAATGTCTAATAGCATTCCTCATTTTAACCACCAACACTATACCAATAATACAAGCTCCTAAACAACTTATAGTCCAGGAGTTAGTGTTGATATTTAAGCCGTGGACACAACGGACCTGCATCAATCATGGACCTCACCAGCTTGGCTTCTCTCCGCGGTTACCTCACCCCATGTATACCTTCATCACGCGGACACTTCGCCACAATGTCAACTTTGAACCCCCTGTACATGTGCTTCTTCACTCTAGGCTGCTATCCTTAAACACATTGAGCACACTGTGTGCTGCAAAATATAGTAAGATGCAAAATTGACTTCATAATTATACGTCTGGAAAAGAAGTTTGGAAGTGGAAGTTCTCTTATAATTGATTGTTATATAATACGATAGTGAACCTTAAGTTCAACTATTTTAAGCCACCGCCTCAGTTTATTCCAATAAAAACAGTTCTTCATACACGTTAAAAAGTCAATAATTCGCAATACAATGTAAGTTCAGAAAATACGTACGGTGCACGTAAATCTAGACATTTTCGTGCTAAATATAAACGTGCTATGGACTGAAATTACTGTATTTAAATAGACTGTTTTAAAATAGCTCTGTTAAAATACATAACGAATTCACTGCCATCTGTTCATTGTGAATAATCCTGGGAACATCGAACTGTGGGTAACCTATGTTGTAAATGTAAGCTTTGTGGATAAATTTGTGTATATTGTGGACATGTTTTAACTTTTCTAGGCTACATTTAACTAGAACGAAATAATGATGTGCTTAACAATGTtgtgtatgtacctaaatcttaaataattgtgaaacaataattattttaatgtatcATAATACAAATCcatgtaaattattaacttCAGCCACCCGAATCATAAAACTTTAACTTttcataaatacattattaaccTAATCTAAGATTGATTCCTTGGCTTGGTCTGACTAAAAAGCCTCAAGCTTCCTAGACTATGATCTATCCAAGAAATCAATCATATGGATAAGCAAAACCTTTACttctaaatgtatttaactttatcAACCCATATCCTCAGGGGCAGTGGCGGCGTTGGTTCCACGCTTCTAGATTCTTCTCAGTCGCTATCATCATTAGCCCGGCGGGTTCTCGCGGAGATTTGCTCCGAGGAGTGGGTTTTGCAGAAGTGCCTGCAGAACCCTGACGAGCTGTACCAACCCGACATGCTGCTGGATTCTATGCTGCAGCCTCGACAGGCGCAAAGGTGGGTTATGATGGTGGAGAATATATGTATgaacgtaaataaataaacttggtTGTTGAATTTACCACTTTGGTCCCACTTTTACGTAGAATTTCACGATATGTAATAAATCTGCGTGTGGGTAAATGGCTGCTTTAAATATATATCATAATTACTATGTATGAATTTTAGTTTCAGCTTTTAACCTGTAACTGTATGCTCTAGGTTGCTGCATATGATCTGCTATCCTGACTCAGCGAGCCACACGCATCCCGACCTCGACCAGAAAACCATGATTACTCGACTACTAGAGGTAAGACTGGTCCTATTTCAATACCTCTTCTATAAAATAAGTCACTTCCAAAATTCATCTATACTGTTTCAGCTTTTTATCCTCGAAGGCCCGACAAACATACTCATATTTgccatatacatataattatgtactacTGTCATGTTCATCAAGAGATTCtaatgtcataaaaaatataatccaaAACCATCGTTGACAGAACCTGGAGCAGTGGTCTCTGCGCATGTCGTGGCTGGACCTGCAGCTGATGTTCAAGCAGTTCCCGCACGGCTCCACCGAGCTCAACGCGTGGCTCGACACGGTCGCGCGCGCCGTGCTCAACGTGTTCACGTGCGAGAAGGACAGGTAGCTATTGTAGTGTGTACTAGAGCAGTGGCGCTGCGCATGTCGTGGCTGGACCTGCAGCTGATGTTCAAGCAGTTCCCGCACGGCTCCACCGAGCTCAACGCGTGGCTCGACACGGTCGCGCGCGCCGTGCTCAACGTGTTCACGTGCGAGAAGGACAGGTAGCTATTGTAGTGTGTACTAGAGCAGTGGCGCTGCGCATGTCGTGGCTGGACCTGCAGCTGATGTTCAAGCAGTTCCCGCACGGCTCCACCGAGCTCAACGCGTGGCTCGACACGGTCGCGCGCGCCGTGCTCAACGTGTTCACGTGCGAGAAGGACAGGTAGCTATTGTAGTGTGTACTAGAGCAGTGGCGCTGCGCATGTCGTGGCTGGACCTGCAGCTGATGTTCAAGCAGTTCCCGCACGGCTCCACCGAGCTCAACGCGTGGCTCGACACGGTCGCGCGCGCCGTGCTCAACGTGTTCACGTGCGAGAAGGACAGGTAGCTATTGTAGTGTGTACTAGAGCAGTGGCGCTGCGCATGTCGTGGCTGGACCTGCAGCTGATGTTCAAGCAGTTCCCGCACGGCTCCACCGAGCTCAACGCGTGGCTCGACACGGTCGCGCGCGCCGTGCTCAACGTGTTCACGTGCGAGAAGGACAGGTAATGCAATATTCTGGTTACTACCTTTATTGATCCTGCGgctgctacacgggttcgttatatacgtcgataaactcgtttcgTACGCTTTCCACCAATCGTAGCGCCATATTTATGGTGAATCGCGATATACCTAGTGACGTTTTTCTACGACGacaacgaacccgtgtagcggcagttGCACTTCTTCAAATCGATGTCtgatattatatacctatctgTTTTTATATTCCTGGTTGTAACTAATGTAGGATACTTACTGCGTATAATTATAAGGAGTAATTTATTAGTTATCGAACTGAAAGCGCCTCTTTATGGCCACGTAGACCATTATGGAAAGTGCTCCAAGCCATAATACAATTCACCGAATATTGAACTTCACTGTTTGTTCTTCTAACCTTTAGTTATGtaataatatctttattttattcttttttgtacaccttattacctatttttcctgtacctcctgcgggttgactggcagaaaatgcttttagcattaagtccaccctttgtacttttatttgtaatatttgtacaataaagagttaaataaatataaaacctcTCTAACCCAGTTTGTTATTTCCCTAGGGCGGGGTCAGAGCGTGGCGGAGGCAAGTGGTCGGAGTCGGTGTGGCTGGTGGCGCCGCTGGTGGCCAAGCTGCCCGCCGCCGTGCAGGGCCGCGTGCTCAAGCAGGCTGGACAGGTTAGTTATTGAAGCTACAGACTGGCAAGGAAAAGAAGAAATGAATAGAGGGCGCCACTTTTCTTAATCCAAGTAGCTTTCCCATAGCCGTGCCGGCATAAAAACAGAGGTACTGTTTCTACACTAACTTGACAGGCTGTATAGTATGATAATACGTTCTTCTTGCAGACTAAAGTTGATCCGGTCTATTGGTATACTGAATGATGATTTCAAAACATGTTTGTAACGTTgtaaaatctcaaaattaaattgttcAAAAAACCTCATAAATTGACATTGACGAATAGCGCGTTCGactttatgtaattttaaatttgtatcAGGTTCTGGAAAGTGGGTGGGGCGCGGGTTGCAGCGGCaactgcggcggcggcggcggcggcaacAGCGGCTCTCACCGCGACTGCAAGAGCCACCAGAGCCCTAGTTATAAGGGGTAAGCATTTAATCTACAACTACGAATTAAATCTCACAGACTCGTGTGTGATAAATGCAGATATGAATATGAAATCGTGTAGGTTTATCGAAATCATTGGGTTTTCTGATTGTCAGTCACGTCCACTGAACATAGAGGCCCTTTCCGTGTAGCGCCAGAAAACTGTGCCCTGCTAGCATACCTCATGTGTAACACCGGCGCGGCTCCCTTTCTAAGGTCGTCTGTCTAGTgtgctattattattattctttattgcaattaaaattaataagtacaAAGTCGAATGATGGGtgcaatatattatgtttgaaattaagttttgtttGATTACTCCTACACAGGAAAGCagggaaaaaatattgaaaatgcGAAGCCACATGCAAGTTGTATATTGTTGAATCCTAAAAAGTgacagttgtttttttttttttttacacatgCAAGAATACACAGAACATACCGCCCACCAAAAGGACTATGTGTCCTTTTACAAACTTTAATGAAATCTAAATAGGTACCAAGATAGAAAAAGTTACAGTCTTGGTTtatactaaaaatattaactttatgacaattcaatttaaataatgctttagataattataaatttaacctAGGTATGACaaagaaatcaaataattttcaaaattaattagtATCACTGTCAATAGGCAAATAGCACAATTTTGTCACTGATCTTTTAATTACACTGTCACCACTTTTGACACTATACACTCTGGTATAACCATCTGGCCCTGGGTGTTTGTCTGTAATGCGTCCCAGAGCCCATTTACCAGGGGgtaaattatcattttttaTCAAGACTATCTGGCCTGTCTTAAATTCATCTTGTTTGTTCATCCACTTAGGTCTTTGTTGGAGTCTAGTCAGATATTCTTGAACCCATCTCTTCCAAAAATCTTGAACCAGTTTTTGGGTATGCTGCCATCTTGACAGTGTACTTATCTTCGTGTTATTCAAATTCGGCGTAGGGATTGCTCTCGGTGCTTCTCCTATGAGGAAATGACCAGGTGTCAGGATGTCCATATTATCAGTATCGGCCTCATCAATCGGGCATAGCGGCCGTGAGTTAAGGCATGCTTCGATTTCGCAGAGAACGGTCGTCATTTCTTCAAAGGTCAGGTTGGTGGTAAGTATTCTTTTTAGGTGGTGCTTAATGGATTTCACCCCGGCCTCCCATAGACCTCCCATATTTGGGATATATGCTGGAATAAAATGCCATTGGGTACCATCAGATGCCAAGGAATCCTCAATTTCTCCAGTAAATTCTAGTTTGGCTTCTTGCCATGCCTCTTGCAACTCTTTATTGGCGCCGACAAAATTTCTGCCCTGATCACTCCATAAATCTGAACATATACCGCGCCTCGCCACAAATCTTTTGAAGGCACCAATAAATGATTGTGAAGTCATATCTCCAACTAACTCCAAGTGAATAGCTTTGGTAgccatacatataaatatcgCAATGTAGGCTTTGTTTGTCTTAGCTCCTCGTCCTTTAGAGAAAAGTACATGAAAAGGCCCGGCAAAATCAACGCCGCTTCGTATGAATGCTCGTGCTGGTGTTACGCGCACTTTGGGCAATTCTCCCATAATCTGCTTCTTTGCAATAGCGCTGTGTTTGGCACAAGTCAGGCATTTGTGGATATGTGATTTCACCAATCCTTTGGTTCTTACTATCCAATATTTGGACCTTAGGTAGGACATTGTAAGCTGTACGCCTCCATGCAGTGTTTTCAAATGAGCATCAGCTACTATCAGATTTGTCAGGCAATTTTTGTTACCAAGAATGATTGGGTGTTTGCTTTCATAGCTTATATTTGCGTGCTGTAATCTACCGCCCACCCTGAGGATCTGGTGCTCGTCCAAATACGGATTTAATGATTTCAATTTACTCGTATTCTTTACTTGTTTCTTCATTTTCAATTTATCAATTTCTTCTCCAAACTCTTCTGTTTGTGATAGTTTAATACATGTTCGTAAAGTGTTCTCTAATTCTTCAGTTGTAAATGGTAATTCTGTGTCCTTTACTTTCTTGTAGTTTAGGAATCTTCTGCATAGTGATATTGATCTAATAAGCTGTTTCAAATTTTCGAATTGTTCAAATTGTTCCGTTAATGGTTTTTCTTCTATATTACTCTTCTCAGTTGTTACATTCAAATTTGTGTATACTTTCTCTTTCTTGCTTTCTAGGTCTTCTTCCTTTGTTAACGTGCAcacttcttttgtttttcgtttCTCTAGTTCTGTCTTTGTAATCTCTGGTTTACTCATCTCTATTTCTGTTTCAGTTAACCATTTTGGCCCTTTCCACCACAGGTCACATTGCTTAAGTTCAGAAAGCAACATTCCTCGTGAGGTCAAGTCAGCGGGATTTTCCTTCGACTGTACATGATACCATTgattattgtttagattttctaCGATTTCAACGACACGGTTGGCAACGAAAGGCTTCCATCGATTAGGTTCACCACTCAGCCATGCAATAACTATTTGTGAATCTGTCCAAGCATACATATCTGTTGTTGGGATTCTCATAGCTTGTCCAAATTGCTTCATGAGTTTAGACAAGAGTAGGGCACCACATAACTCGAGCCTTGGCAATGATATGGTTTTAAGCGGGGCTACTCTAGTTCGGGCAGCGATGAGCCTTGTTTCAATTTCATTATCTTCTGTTTCAATTCTTACATAGATCACCGCTCCATATGCTTTCATTGAAGAATCACTGAAACCATGCATCTGTATCTTCTTTTTATTAGTTTCAGTTACTCCAAGCCATCTTTTCATTTGTATCTCATTCACATTTGTAAAGTCATTTCTTATCTGTTTCCATCTTTCTTCCAGTTCGTCACTTACTTTGTCATCCCATCCAATCTTTTCAAGCCACAAGTTTTGTATTAATAGTTTGGCCATCACAGTGCTTGGAGCAATCCAACCAAGCGGATCGAAAAGTTTCTGAATATCAGATAGGATGCTACGTTTTGTGATGATGCTCAATGGTTGTGAAGGACGCAGGTTGTACTGGAATGTATCTTGGCTCAAATTCCACACAATACCCAATGCTTTAACTGTTCCATCAAGATTCAAGTTTACTTGTGCATTTACCGATCTTTGGTCTTCATCTATTGATTTCATAAATTCTATGTCATTTGACGACCATTTTGTGAGAAGAAAACCACCCTTTTTTAGTATTTCAGTGACTTCTTGGGCAAGTTTGACAGCATCATTTACAGAATCAGCGCCATCAAGGAAATCATCCAtgtaaaagtttgtttttattgactCAGTAGCCTGTTTGCATTCTTTGCCTTCGTCATTTGCTACTTGATGTAGTGTTCTCACAGCCAAGTAGGGAGCTGGAGATGTACCAAAGGTAACTCTGCGCAACCTGTATTCTTctaattcattattttcatttgGTCTCCAGATCAGTCTTTGATAGTCAGCGTCATCTTTGCTGACTAATATCTGGCGATACATTTGTTTTATATCGGCCATGAAGCAGATACGTTTCATCCGCCATCTTGTCAGGAGATTTCTCAAGTCCTCTTGCAACTGGGGACCAACCAGAAGTTCATCATTTAAAGAGACATTGTTTGAATTCTTACAGGCTGCATCGAACACAACGCGTGTTTTAGACGTCTCCTTATCATCGCGTACGACAGCGTGGTGTGGTAAGTATactgatttttttatatctttttctttttcaggtATTCTTTCCATGTGCTCTTGTTCAATGTAATCATTAATAACCTTTGTATACTCTTCTTTTAGGTCTGATGCTCTTCTAAATTTTCTTTCTAATTGCATGAATCTCTGCGTTGCTATTTGTTTAGAGTTTGCTTCTGATACTAGTGGACTGTCATTTTTGAATGGAAGTTTGACTATGTATCTCCCTTCCTCATTTCTTGTGGTTGTGGTCTCATAAATTTCTTCACATCGTTTCTCATTTCGTGTTAAATATCTCTTGTTGTCTGTTTCTATCTCCCAAATTGATTTCAGCATGTCATCAATATCAATTTTGTGATGCATTACCAGAAATGTGTCTTCTTGTGGGTTCTCATTGACTTCCCCAAATAATATCCATCCTAGGCTGGTTCTCTGAGCACTAGGTGTGCCTGGCGGACCCTTTATAAATTCTGATTTGAGTATTGTTGCGTATTCTCTTACTCCTAGAAGTAGATCTATATCTCCAGGCATGCAGTAGGATGGGTCAGCCAGTTCAAGCCCCTCGAGATGAGGCCATTGTTGTATTTGAATTTTCTTCTTTGGTATCTTTGCCGTGATATTTTTCTTAATGACATATGCTTGTATTGATAAACATGTTTCTGTTTTCAAACGTGAACTTATTCTTAGCTGCACCAACTGGTTTATGCTTGTTTTTGTTGATCCCACTCCAAGCACATTCCCCTTCATGGGCTGTCTTTTAAGTTTCAGCAGTTGAGCTGCGTTCTCACTGATGAATGATGCTTCTGATCCTTGGTCTATTAGCGCACGGAGTGGAATGGTGAGACCTTGTTCATTAGTTGCTTCCACAATGGCTGTAGCTAATAGTGCTACTCCCCGCTTAGTATTGATATGTGATGCCATCATTGAGTTAACTTGTACTTCGTCTTCTTCTTTCTCTTCTACTACATGTTGTGAAGCCAGTGTTGTTGATTTGCTCGATGAAGACACTGGTTCATTGCTCCTATTCTCATGTAGCAGAGAATGATGGCGTCGGTTGCATATGCGGCAGGACATTGGTAGCTTACATTTCATTGATGAGTGTCCTGGTACTAAGCAGTTGAAACAAAGTCGATTGTCCTTAACATAGGTACTTCTGGCTTCAGGATCCATCTTCGTAAATTCCTTGCAGTGGCACAGTGTGTGATTATCTTTGCACATAATGCATTTCTTTTCAGTTGTCGAGACATGGTACGTTCGTTCACGTATGACTGTAGCAGTACGTTTCTCTGTAGCAGGTGCGGATGAAGACGGTGTGACAAGCTCAAGAGTGCGGAACTTTGATTCTAAGAATTTCTTCATGTCGCTCCACGATGGCAATGCTTCGGGGTCTTCTTTGTACGCATATTGCTCCCACTCTTTGTGCGACTCCGAGTCCAATTTCTGTACAATCAGAAATATAATTACTGGATCCCAGGAATCGGTGCTGACCTTCTGATTTTTCAGGTTGTTAATGCATTCAGTGGTTGTATCTAGTAGTATTTTAATTGAACCAGCTGATTGTACACTAATTTTCCGTTGATTGAATAGTCTCTTCAGTAGTGAGGAAACAATAAGACGCTTGTTGCCATAGCGGTTTTTCAAAATATCCCAAGCTTGTGTATAATTACTTTCAGTTACTTGTATgtgtcgtaagagaacttcagCTTCGTGAGATACACTTGTTTTTAAGTAGTGTAACTTCTGTACCTGACTGATCGACGTGTTATTGTGCACCAAtgttgtaaacaaatcatGGTACGTCGGCCACTCCTCATACTTGCCACTAAAAGTCGGCAATTGTATACTAGGTAACTTCACTTGCCCATCTGTACAGGTTTCCTTACTTGTACTCGCATCAGAATCTTTGTTTTTCTCTCGTAATTGCAATAACATATCCTTTATGTCTGCTTGTAAACATAGGTATAAGTCCTCGGTGGTGTAAAAGTCCTCGTTCACGAAGTATGGCATAGCACCTCGTTTGTCTCGCGGTGTAACTTTTACGAGCTTGTCGTGCGTACTCTTGAAGGTACTCCAGTACTCGCCCAGGATTGCATATCGTGCTTCTAAGTAGCCTTGAGTTAACCGTTGCTTAGGACACTTTTTAAGGTTAATTTGCGCTTTTCTTAGTAACAGGGCTGTATCTTCTAACGATCCAAGTAACGAGTCAATGTCCGACATGTTTCCGAGTGTTATTTATCACACGAATAAGTTCAACACAGTTTATTTCATAACACACTTGCAGAATAAGGTTGATTTTTACGTGAATGTTCATTTATTTAGCACTTTACTTGAGTCCAAATAGTTTTTTCACTTGTTTTGTTGGTTGTTGAAGGTTATGTTTTCACGTGAACTTTTTTCACTCGGCCGGCGGGCCGCTgatatccggctcgaaggaccatatGATGGGtgcaatatattatgtttgaaattaagttttgtttGATTACTCCTACACAGGAAAGCagggaaaaaatattgaaaatgcGAAGCCACATGCAAGTTGTATATTGTTGAATCCTAAAAAGTgacagttgttttttttttttttttttacacatgCAAGAATACACAGAACATCGAACTAAATGCTACTAGCATTTAGTTCGACTTTGTACCTATTAagtctctaccagttaacatTAGATGATGTCGAGAAAATGATTAGTGTGAACCAATCTATTTTACATGATTTAACAgaagtatatttatatgttttcaCTTCAGTTCGTCaagcggcggcagcggcggcaaGCGCGGCGTGGCGGGCGgcgcgtgcggcggcggctgcggctGCGGCGTGGGCGCCGGCGTGCGGGTCGCACACGAACCCCTGCTGTCTCTAGTGCTCACGTGCTTGAGGCATCAGGACGATCAGAAGGTCAGTATGTAGCTATTGTTCCTCTGTAAGTTCGTCATGCGaatgcacccggaccggtgggcaAAGATTATAACCGAGTGGGTGCCGAGCGACGGACGCAGGCGCCCAGGTAGACCTAGGCGGAGATGGCGAGACGACCTGGACAGATTTTTGCCGGATTCGCGTCAGGTGGTCGACAACAGAGACGTGTGGAGTAAATGGGGAGGCCTTTACCCAGCAGTAGGACACTGAAATggctactttaaaaaaaagttcgtcaagcggcggcggctgcggctGCGGCGTGGGCGCCGGCGTGCGGGTCGCGCACGAGCCCCTGCTGTCGCTGGTGCTCACGTGCTTGAGGCATCAGGACGATCAGAAGGTTAGTATATACAGAGGCCAGATTACCAGATTTTCGAACCTCTATTAACTTTGCGCATCGTCAAccgtcactgtcaaaatgtaaggctaAAGTGACTGCAGTGGCGCTGTTATTTttgcataattatgtttgtgaAGTCTCGTACAATGCTGGCGAATTGCCACGTTAGCCTGTGATAGGCCCTCAGTATTGCTCGGTCTGCCATAGCAGTTGATTGGGTGCCTATACCCacagtaaataaatgtatgtgGGCAACATTACTTTTAAGGTACGCTCAGCTTAATAATTAGCTATAggaatacacttttgtaccttgccCAAGTTTAAGATAGTATGTGTGTATAGCTATTTATGATCAGCACTATACGATATTTTCCAGGAGAGCCTCCTAAGCTCAATCCACGCGCAACTCCAGCACTACTTAACCCACGCTCGCGACCACGACCGCTCCAACTGCAACGACACTCTGCAGGACGAGGCGGCACCCGAGGCGCTGCAGCTGCGCTTCTCATTGGCTGGCGGCATGTTCGACGCGATCCGACGCTCCTACCAGCTCACTTCTGATTGGGCGGTGCTGCTGACGCAGCTGGTCGCGCATCAGCTGATTGATTCATACAACAATAGGTAACTTTGAGTGGGGCGGTGGTGGTGTGGTAATTTGGAGgagataatattttctttcaggGATTTTTGGTGTTATTGGATgttgtgtttttttgttggAGATTTAGTCCAtttcatgtatttttatttcatttagttATTTGTTATCCAGTGTCATGTTGTGACTAATGTGTAGTGAACTCCATCGTCGTTTAAAAATCATAACCGACACAGCGAGCTTCAAGACCGCATC
It encodes the following:
- the LOC119693389 gene encoding uncharacterized protein LOC119693389, with the protein product MSDIDSLLGSLEDTALLLRKAQINLKKCPKQRLTQGYLEARYAILGEYWSTFKSTHDKLVKVTPRDKRGAMPYFVNEDFYTTEDLYLCLQADIKDMLLQLREKNKDSDASTSKETCTDGQVKLPSIQLPTFSGKYEEWPTYHDLFTTLVHNNTSISQVQKLHYLKTSVSHEAEVLLRHIQVTESNYTQAWDILKNRYGNKRLIVSSLLKRLFNQRKISVQSAGSIKILLDTTTECINNLKNQKVSTDSWDPVIIFLIVQKLDSESHKEWEQYAYKEDPEALPSWSDMKKFLESKFRTLELVTPSSSAPATEKRTATVIRERTYHVSTTEKKCIMCKDNHTLCHCKEFTKMDPEARSTYVKDNRLCFNCLVPGHSSMKCKLPMSCRICNRRHHSLLHENRSNEPVSSSSKSTTLASQHVVEEKEEDEVQVNSMMASHINTKRGVALLATAIVEATNEQGLTIPLRALIDQGSEASFISENAAQLLKLKRQPMKGNVLGVGSTKTSINQLVQLRISSRLKTETCLSIQAYVIKKNITAKIPKKKIQIQQWPHLEGLELADPSYCMPGDIDLLLGVREYATILKSEFIKGPPGTPSAQRTSLGWILFGEVNENPQEDTFLVMHHKIDIDDMLKSIWEIETDNKRYLTRNEKRCEEIYETTTTRNEEGRYIVKLPFKNDSPLVSEANSKQIATQRFMQLERKFRRASDLKEEYTKVINDYIEQEHMERIPEKEKDIKKSVYLPHHAVVRDDKETSKTRVVFDAACKNSNNVSLNDELLVGPQLQEDLRNLLTRWRMKRICFMADIKQMYRQILVSKDDADYQRLIWRPNENNELEEYRLRRVTFGTSPAPYLAVRTLHQVANDEGKECKQATESIKTNFYMDDFLDGADSVNDAVKLAQEVTEILKKGGFLLTKWSSNDIEFMKSIDEDQRSVNAQVNLNLDGTVKALGIVWNLSQDTFQYNLRPSQPLSIITKRSILSDIQKLFDPLGWIAPSTVMAKLLIQNLWLEKIGWDDKVSDELEERWKQIRNDFTNVNEIQMKRWLGVTETNKKKIQMHGFSDSSMKAYGAVIYVRIETEDNEIETRLIAARTRVAPLKTISLPRLELCGALLLSKLMKQFGQAMRIPTTDMYAWTDSQIVIAWLSGEPNRWKPFVANRVVEIVENLNNNQWYHVQSKENPADLTSRGMLLSELKQCDLWWKGPKWLTETEIEMSKPEITKTELEKRKTKEVCTLTKEEDLESKKEKVYTNLNVTTEKSNIEEKPLTEQFEQFENLKQLIRSISLCRRFLNYKKVKDTELPFTTEELENTLRTCIKLSQTEEFGEEIDKLKMKKQVKNTSKLKSLNPYLDEHQILRVGGRLQHANISYESKHPIILGNKNCLTNLIVADAHLKTLHGGVQLTMSYLRSKYWIVRTKGLVKSHIHKCLTCAKHSAIAKKQIMGELPKVRVTPARAFIRSGVDFAGPFHVLFSKGRGAKTNKAYIAIFICMATKAIHLELVGDMTSQSFIGAFKRFVARRGICSDLWSDQGRNFVGANKELQEAWQEAKLEFTGEIEDSLASDGTQWHFIPAYIPNMGGLWEAGVKSIKHHLKRILTTNLTFEEMTTVLCEIEACLNSRPLCPIDEADTDNMDILTPGHFLIGEAPRAIPTPNLNNTKISTLSRWQHTQKLVQDFWKRWVQEYLTRLQQRPKWMNKQDEFKTGQIVLIKNDNLPPGKWALGRITDKHPGPDGYTRVYSVKSGDSVIKRSVTKLCYLPIDSDTN